From Solanum lycopersicum chromosome 8, SLM_r2.1, the proteins below share one genomic window:
- the LOC101251497 gene encoding large ribosomal subunit protein eL43, translating into MTKRTKKAGIVGKYGTRYGASLRKQIKKMEVSQHSKYFCEFCGKYAVKRKAVGIWGCKDCGKVKAGGAYTLNTASAVTVRSTIRRLREQTES; encoded by the exons ATG ACTAAGAGGACCAAGAAGGCTGGAATCGTCGGGAAGTATG GTACCCGTTATGGTGCCAGTCTGCGTAAGCAGATTAAGAAAATGGAGGTTAGCCAGCATAGCAAGTACTTCTGTGAGTTTTGTGGAAAG TATGCAGTAAAGAGGAAAGCAGTGGGAATTTGGGGTTGCAAAGATTGCGGTAAAGTCAAAGCTGGTGGTGCTTACACATTGAA CACTGCGAGTGCTGTTACTGTTAGGAGTACAATCCGAAGACTGAGGGAGCAGACTGAGAGTTAG
- the LOC101251802 gene encoding large ribosomal subunit protein eL43: protein MTKRTKKAGIVGKYGTRYGASLRKQIKKMEVSQHSKYFCEFCGKYAVKRKAVGIWGCKDCGKVKAGGAYTLNTASAVTVRSTIRRLREQTES, encoded by the exons ATG ACAAAGAGGACCAAGAAGGCTGGAATCGTTGGGAAGTATG GTACCCGTTATGGTGCCAGTCTGCGTAAGCAGATTAAGAAGATGGAGGTTAGCCAGCACAGCAAGTACTTCTGTGAGTTTTGTGGAAAG TATGCTGTAAAGAGGAAAGCAGTGGGAATTTGGGGTTGCAAAGATTGTGGCAAAGTCAAAGCCGGCGGTGCTTACACATTGAA CACCGCGAGTGCTGTTACAGTTAGGAGTACAATCCGAAGACTGAGGGAGCAGACTGAGAGTTAG